From the Thermovirga lienii DSM 17291 genome, one window contains:
- a CDS encoding hypothetical protein (KEGG: aco:Amico_1740 hypothetical protein~SPTR: Putative uncharacterized protein) — protein sequence MEDFVASVAQGGFAVAVAAYLLVRMERRLDELTQAIRDLQLAIVNRGGTLP from the coding sequence TTGGAAGATTTCGTCGCTTCCGTCGCCCAGGGCGGCTTTGCGGTGGCCGTTGCTGCCTACCTTTTGGTGCGCATGGAGCGGCGGCTTGACGAGCTAACCCAAGCCATAAGGGACCTCCAGCTGGCTATAGTCAACCGCGGAGGGACTCTGCCATGA